In Pseudomonas deceptionensis, a single window of DNA contains:
- a CDS encoding NADP(H)-dependent aldo-keto reductase, with amino-acid sequence MDYRQLGRTNLKVSAIALGTMTWGEQNTQDEAFAQIEYAKNAGINFIDTAEMYPVPPKAETYASTERYIGNWFKARGDRADWVLASKIAGPGNGIDYIRDGHLKHNRTHIVQALDASLKRLQTDWIDLYQLHWPERSTNFFGQLGYKHNADEAFTPLEDTLEALDEQVRAGKIRHIGLSNETPWATMKFLQLAESRGWPRAVSIQNPYSLLNRSFEVGLAEIAIREQCGLLAYSPLAFGMLSGKYSGGAQPPKGRLSLYSRFSRYSNPQAVAASERYVALAREHGLDPAQMALAYVTRQPFVTSNIIGATTMEQLESNIASFALQLSDEVLAGIEAIHKEQPNPAP; translated from the coding sequence ATGGACTACCGCCAGCTAGGCCGAACCAATCTGAAAGTAAGCGCAATCGCCCTCGGAACCATGACCTGGGGCGAGCAAAACACCCAGGATGAAGCCTTCGCTCAAATCGAGTACGCGAAAAACGCCGGGATCAATTTCATCGATACCGCCGAAATGTACCCGGTGCCGCCCAAGGCAGAAACCTACGCCAGCACCGAGCGCTACATCGGAAACTGGTTCAAGGCCCGGGGTGATCGCGCCGACTGGGTACTCGCCAGCAAGATCGCCGGCCCCGGCAATGGCATCGACTACATTCGTGACGGCCACCTCAAGCACAACCGCACCCATATCGTGCAAGCCCTGGACGCCAGCCTCAAACGCCTGCAGACCGACTGGATCGATCTTTACCAGCTGCACTGGCCCGAGCGCAGCACGAATTTCTTCGGCCAACTGGGCTACAAGCACAACGCCGACGAAGCCTTCACCCCGCTCGAAGACACCCTTGAGGCACTGGACGAGCAAGTCAGGGCCGGCAAGATCCGCCACATCGGCCTGTCCAACGAAACGCCCTGGGCCACCATGAAGTTCCTGCAACTGGCCGAGAGCCGTGGCTGGCCCCGCGCCGTTTCGATCCAGAACCCCTACAGCCTGCTAAACCGCAGCTTCGAAGTCGGCCTGGCCGAAATCGCCATTCGCGAACAGTGCGGCCTGCTCGCCTATTCGCCCCTGGCGTTCGGAATGCTCTCGGGCAAGTACAGTGGCGGTGCCCAGCCGCCAAAAGGCCGCCTGAGCCTCTACAGCCGCTTCTCGCGCTATTCAAACCCCCAGGCCGTGGCTGCCAGCGAGCGTTACGTGGCCCTGGCCCGCGAACATGGCCTGGACCCGGCGCAAATGGCCCTGGCCTATGTCACCCGACAACCTTTCGTCACCAGCAACATCATTGGTGCCACGACCATGGAGCAGCTCGAAAGCAATATCGCGAGTTTCGCTCTGCAATTATCGGATGAAGTACTGGCCGGCATCGAAGCGATCCACAAGGAGCAGCCAAACCCGGCGCCTTGA
- the rplM gene encoding 50S ribosomal protein L13 encodes MKTFTAKPETVTRDWFVVDAAGQTLGRLATEIASRLRGKHKPEYTPHVDTGDYIVVINAEQIRVTGAKTTDKMYYSHSGFPGGIKSINFEKLIAKAPERVIETAVKGMLPKNPLGRDMYRKLKVYAGAVHPHTAQQPQELKF; translated from the coding sequence ATGAAAACTTTTACTGCTAAACCGGAAACAGTTACGCGCGACTGGTTTGTCGTCGACGCTGCTGGCCAGACACTGGGTCGTCTGGCCACCGAAATCGCGAGCCGTCTGCGTGGCAAGCACAAGCCTGAATACACTCCGCACGTTGACACCGGTGACTACATCGTTGTTATCAATGCCGAGCAGATTCGTGTCACTGGTGCTAAAACCACTGACAAAATGTACTACTCTCACTCCGGTTTCCCGGGCGGGATTAAGTCGATCAACTTCGAAAAGCTGATCGCCAAAGCTCCTGAACGCGTGATCGAGACCGCGGTTAAAGGCATGCTGCCTAAAAACCCGCTGGGTCGCGACATGTACCGTAAGCTGAAAGTCTATGCGGGCGCTGTACACCCTCATACTGCTCAGCAGCCCCAAGAACTGAAGTTTTAA
- the rpsI gene encoding 30S ribosomal protein S9: protein MSATQNYGTGRRKTATARVFLRPGTGNISINNRTLENFFGRETARMVVRQPLELTETVEKFDIYVTVIGGGVSGQAGAIRHGITRALMQYDETLRGALRKAGFVTRDAREVERKKVGLRKARKRPQYSKR from the coding sequence ATGTCGGCGACTCAAAACTACGGCACTGGCCGTCGTAAAACCGCAACCGCTCGCGTTTTCCTGCGTCCGGGTACCGGTAACATCTCGATCAACAACCGCACTCTGGAGAATTTCTTCGGTCGCGAAACTGCCCGCATGGTAGTTCGTCAGCCGTTGGAACTGACTGAGACTGTCGAGAAATTCGACATCTACGTCACCGTGATCGGTGGTGGTGTAAGTGGTCAAGCTGGCGCAATCCGCCACGGTATCACTCGCGCACTGATGCAGTACGACGAAACCCTGCGTGGCGCTCTGCGCAAAGCTGGCTTCGTTACTCGCGATGCTCGTGAAGTTGAACGTAAGAAAGTCGGCCTGCGTAAAGCGCGTAAGCGTCCGCAGTACTCGAAGCGTTAA
- a CDS encoding GlxA family transcriptional regulator, whose protein sequence is MHAKDFFHLASLRHGKQLGQGLTATFETRLVSPDGKPAISFSNVLLPVDGGLEDADIIILPAFGDDFDTLCQRYPQVLPWLREQHARGAVLCAEATGVFWLAEAGLLDGKEATTYWRFFSTFAQRYPKIHLNQDKHLTDADNLYCAGGPTSACDLYIYLIERFCGANIAQAVARDILYEVQRNYTPGRIGFGGQKLHQDVIILQIQHWLEDHFADKFRFEDVAREHGMSIRNFMRRFQMATGDKPLHYLQRLRIETAKGLLSATRKSIKTISYDVGYDDASFFARLFRQHTELSPNQYRQQFQHAAYVEKQIA, encoded by the coding sequence ATGCATGCCAAGGATTTCTTTCATCTCGCCAGCCTGCGTCACGGCAAGCAACTGGGCCAAGGCCTTACCGCCACCTTCGAAACACGCCTGGTCAGCCCCGACGGCAAACCGGCGATCAGCTTCAGTAATGTGCTGCTCCCCGTCGATGGTGGCCTGGAGGACGCGGACATCATCATCCTCCCGGCCTTTGGCGACGATTTCGACACCCTCTGCCAGCGCTATCCACAAGTCCTCCCATGGCTGCGCGAACAGCATGCACGCGGCGCCGTCCTGTGCGCAGAAGCCACCGGTGTGTTCTGGCTCGCCGAAGCCGGGCTGCTGGATGGCAAAGAGGCCACGACCTACTGGCGCTTTTTCAGCACCTTCGCCCAGCGCTATCCAAAGATTCATCTGAACCAGGACAAACACCTCACCGACGCAGACAACCTCTACTGCGCCGGCGGCCCGACTTCGGCCTGCGACCTTTATATTTATCTGATCGAACGTTTCTGCGGCGCCAACATCGCCCAGGCCGTGGCCCGCGACATTCTTTACGAAGTGCAGCGCAACTACACGCCAGGCCGTATCGGTTTCGGCGGCCAGAAGCTGCACCAGGACGTGATCATCCTGCAAATCCAGCACTGGCTCGAAGATCACTTTGCCGACAAGTTCCGCTTCGAAGACGTTGCCCGCGAGCACGGCATGAGCATCCGCAACTTCATGCGCCGTTTTCAGATGGCAACGGGCGACAAACCTTTGCACTACCTGCAACGACTGCGCATAGAAACGGCCAAGGGCCTGTTGTCGGCTACCCGCAAAAGCATCAAGACCATCAGCTACGACGTGGGCTATGACGACGCAAGCTTCTTTGCCCGGCTGTTTCGCCAGCACACCGAGCTGTCACCGAACCAGTATCGCCAGCAGTTTCAGCATGCGGCGTACGTCGAAAAGCAGATTGCTTAA